The genomic window GGGTGCCCTCGAGTTGTTGGGATCTGCGGCACTGATCAGAAATGTCAAGTCTTGGTCAGCGAGATCGGTTTTGTTGCGGCCGTCAACTACAAGAAGGATAATGTTGCAGAGAAGATCCAGGAATACTGTCCAGGTGGAGTGGACACCTACTTTGACAATGTTGGAGGGGATATCAGCAACACCGTTATAAGTCAGGTAAAGATGCCAAAGGATGAAGGAATGGGAAGGCAGGGAAGTAACTAAGTTTATTTTTTCATTCCTGAGTGGGTGAGGGTATGTCAGTCACTATTTCTGAACTTTATTCCTCTTTCCCCAGTGAAGAAAGGGAATACTCTTTAAACTATGCAAACCTTTTTCCTTCCCTTCCAACCTGCATTTTGTGAAGGCTGCCATCGGAGCGGGCACCTGTACCACTGGGTACACTGGCTCCAGCAGCTCACTTGATGGTGCCACAACAGCAAACACAAAATATTGAAGTGTTGTTGAACTGTCCGAACTCTCCTCCTGATCTCTTACAAGTATGCCTCTGATGCTCGTTAGTCCTCGTAACTGGGGTGAGCATACAGGATACGGGGTGGCGGGGGTGTGGTCAGGAATAAGAACAGCCACTTCTCTAAATTTCTACAGGCCCCTGCCCCGCCTCCCCCCCGAAAAAAATACATTGAAGGCTGTCATggctttgtgccatctgcagcagtgacttgcatttatatagtgcttccAAAATTGTCAAACCTTTCAAACCCCTTCACAGGAACAATGTACAAAATGTTGACCAAGTCACACAGGGAAATACAAGGACTAGTGGGCAAACACTTGGTCATAGAGGTAGGTTTCGAGGAGCCTGAGCGTGGGTCCAAGGAAATCCCAAAAGTTAAAGTCTTTTGTCTGTcccactgtttttctctctctttgggctctatcgtatcgtttactccctacacctcccacctccctattttctgcgcataaactgacgtttttccagccaccatcagttctgaagaagggtcactggacccgaaacattaattctgttttctcctgcacagatgctgccaggtctgctgagcttttccagcaacttcgtttttgttcccaAAAGTTAAAGCCTTGACAGTTCTAGATATACCAGCCAATGTTGGATTACTGAAAATACACCTCCAATTTATTGGCTGGAAATATGGTAGAGACGGGTTTGGTTGAGGCATTCGAGGACATTGATGGTTGCCTGGACAGAAATGGTGTGCTGGAGAGTGGGGGGAAAGGTAGGAGATTTGCATTAACTAATGACGCTCCTTTGAAGAGTAGATAGGATGGGCTGAATTCTGTACTGGAACACTCAGAGACTCTGAGTTTTGTGATATGTACTTAAGCAGTAAAACCCCAGCTGTTGGTCGGGGTGTGGGGCAATAGTTTCATTTGTCCAAAGTTCCAATCCCCTTTAATTCCATGGTGGGACAggggtgtgtgggagaaggtgacCCAGCTCTTACTTTAAAAATAGCTCTTGGCCAAAGTACCGAAAGGAGATACAAATCCTTTCTGTGAAAACTGCCCTCAGTCCACCATCTtaacagaggaacaggaggaggccattcaacagtTCAAGCTTATTTAACCTGCtgttcaaaaagatcatggctgatttgataccTCACCCTATAGCCCTGTGTTTGCTTCATTCTCTTGGGTGACTGGTAGCCCCATTAAGAAATATTGCTCTTTCTAGATTTTATCCGAGTAACACAATATCTGTCTCTTCAACCCAGATGAAGCCAAACAGCCACATCATCCTTTGTGGACAGATCTCCCAGTACAATAAAGACGTGCCCTATCCCCCTCCGTTGCCCCCTCCCACAGATGCTATCCTGAAGGAGAAGAATATCACCAGGTAAGCGAAACATTTCATTTGCCAATACAGAGGGTGCCCCATACCTTTCGCCGTACCTTCCCGCAGTGCCCTCACACAGTGGTGGTGCCACAATTTGCACATTCATTAATAGACAGGGCACCCAGCGAGGAGTTCTTCGCTGgcacttcatggatgctgccagactctgGGTTTCTCTGGCATTCgttccagatctccagcatctacgcTTTTTGGTCTTTCCAAGGGTGGTGAGCTGTCTGACTGCCAGTAGAGATGGCTGTAACCCTAACAATATCCCCACTGCCACTTTCCACACTTGGCTACTCTCACTCGAGCCTTTGGTGTAATCAAATCCAAGGGCAAGGTCCTCGGTCTGGCGTCAAGAATCCAATAGAGAGAACAAGGTTCAGGTCCTAACCTCGCACTGCGACTGTACCACTCTGTGTGTACCATCTTGAAATACCTCACTTGGGCCGGTTAGTGTTGCTGAAGGCAGTCAGGAAGCTGCAACTGTACGATTCTCAGAAGCAGCCATGATAGAGCCTGCTGAAGCCTAGTTCAAAAACATAGCATTCCCTCCAAGCTATAGTACGTGgattgcagcagatcaagaaggtagcttaccaccgccttctcaagagCAAACCGGGGTGGGCAATGTATACTGGCCCAGcagcgacacccatgtcccacaactgcgcttttttttgtctttgttgcAATGAGGCTGGTGGTTCCCACAGTTGGGTGGCCATACAGCCATTTGAAACACACTATACTTGATCTGACACAATAATCTTTATCGTCAAAACTTATTCTTCAGACTAGCTCTCTGTTTACTGGCTGCCATGCATGAATGCGCAATTTGTTTTAAGGCCCACTGTTCGATAGTCGCCTTCTCTTCAGAAAGTATTCCAGGGGTATCAGTTGGAAGGTGCAAGATTACCACATTCTCAGATATCCACAGATAGTTGAAAACCAAGCCCATAGACTTATTACAATGGAGAATGatgccattcaacccttcaagtccAGCCTGTCACACCCATGTCCCTCACTCTTTTGCAGTAAGTCACGCGAATCAATTTCCTTTAAGCAGCCGCTCAGTTTACTTTGAAATCAGTCATTATTCCTGTTCATCCTTGTTGGCAAAGAGTTATGGGCTATTACCACTCAGTGTAAAATCATTCTTCCTCTGCTTTCCATTGTATCTGTTACCCAAAGGCAGAAAACTGTCCCCCTTGCCTTTTTATGACCAACCCAACGTGGAACAG from Stegostoma tigrinum isolate sSteTig4 chromosome 10, sSteTig4.hap1, whole genome shotgun sequence includes these protein-coding regions:
- the LOC132210110 gene encoding prostaglandin reductase 2-like, with the protein product MQIGRLEGCPRVVGICGTDQKCQVLVSEIGFVAAVNYKKDNVAEKIQEYCPGGVDTYFDNVGGDISNTVISQMKPNSHIILCGQISQYNKDVPYPPPLPPPTDAILKEKNITRERFLVLNYTEKFDVGMVQLSQWLKEGKLKVRETVVKGLENIGAAFQSMMKGGNIGKQIVLVSDGNKSAQSP